A part of Crassostrea angulata isolate pt1a10 chromosome 5, ASM2561291v2, whole genome shotgun sequence genomic DNA contains:
- the LOC128183922 gene encoding neurofilament heavy polypeptide-like isoform X1 produces MPRSKKRGASKSAASEAAAVGEEVLATVEGAPKGRRTRGGASQSPAPQKASPSPAPRSRSRGKAQAKGDSAEVPDRVTRAVVQEVEESPKRGRSTSRRGKQASQPSTPASTKKATPAKAKKTPVRGGRSRSARGKKKVVEDEEMEDEEEDEEEEIEEPVVSTPKGRGRGARGTPKKSPAPKKSPAKRKAPAKTASRSRSRGKQGSPAGSQSPLPDAQIVLTKIDSPQKATSPTKSPSPKAAKKTPSPSPKRAARSPTKKTPPSASRGGRSRRGAPAEQEEAAVAEDQASGEVEQKEEEEGESVKEPESEEQKEGEVGGEKEEEDEKAAEGKTDAQPEVEAEAMEQEEKLGEESVEEDVADNEEVMEEKEEAEDVQPNSIKENGDDAEAPSQKRKFEEVEDEVEEKEEDLSAKKAKLTEELLPQANGSQGENSMESEPSVEDVKENKVESEADVEKDYVMVNINEVPAADSSEILNSIPKEENKEKEIMEEVVEAVPVVSQVVEEPVPVVEEKEDVVMREEAAEVPEEVVEAPIQKEVFVPLGNQEVVQEASNIPVPQQEVSQEASSIPQPNPVAETVQSVNAVVNEQSVVSNQNWVLNRQFVKNPAFRDEFGDPAKQFSVVSYNILAQCHLERGNYSFTKPEFLAADHRYQKLMEEIRYLNGDIVCMQEVDTAFYNGILAASMKAMGYEGLWKKRTNELYDEGEATFYKTSRFTVVESNTYSLADLANKEMDDGLDPTQKEAIQGYLDRPDVMVLVKLRCNSTGQIVTVGNIHVHWGQMKLPDVQCIQIASAIKEVVSKAGGDLTPHILCGDFNSEVTSPGYQLCTEGYLSDACIQQLQSLENLQFQDGTKSSLINTLWRAFQHTSSSMKSAYNTAQGKEPKLTSYHTSMKAAVDYVFFSSNCLDNVGVLALPPEGAITQTGGIPNEIFPSDHVSIKAVFSFR; encoded by the exons ATGCCTAGGAGTAAAAAGCGAGGTGCCTCTAAGTCTGCTGCTAGTGAGGCAGCAGCTGTGGGTGAGGAAGTTCTGGCTACTGTAGAGGGGGCACCAAAAGGAAGAAGGACACGTGGAGGGGCATCTCAGAGCCCTGCCCCCCAAAAGGCCTCCCCTAGTCCAGCACCCAGGTCAAG gAGCAGAGGCAAAGCTCAAGCAAAAG GTGACAGTGCTGAAGTTCCTGATAGAGTAACCAGGGCAGTAGTACAGGAAGTGGAGGAATCCCCAAAGAGAGGTCGGTCCACTTCTCGGAGAGGAAAGCAAGCCAGTCAACCAAGTACTCCCGCAAGCACTAAGAAAGCTACTCCAGCAAAGGCCAAGAAAACTCCAGTCAGGGGCGGTCGCAGTAGAAGTGCACGTGGTAAGAAAAAAGTGGTGGAAGATGAAGAAATGGAAGATGAGGAGGAGGATGAAGAGGAAGAAATTGAGGAACCAGTTGTGTCCACCCCAAAAGGAAGAGGTAGGGGTGCCAGAGGTACCCCGAAAAAATCACCAGCACCCAAAAAATCTCCTGCAAAGAGGAAAGCCCCAGCTAAAACAGCATCTAGGTCTAGGAGCAGAGGGAAGCAGGGAAGCCCTGCAGGGTCTCAGAGTCCTCTTCCTGATGCCCAGATTGTTCTCACCAAAATCGACTCACCTCAGAAAGCCACATCCCCCACCAAAAGTCCATCTCCCAAGGCAGCCAAGAAAACTCCATCACCCAGCCCAAAAAGAGCAGCACGATCACCAACCAAGAAGACACCTCCCTCCGCCAGTAGAGGGGGCCGTTCCCGAAGGGGGGCTCCAGCTGAACAGGAGGAGGCCGCAGTAGCAGAAGACCAGGCCAGTGGTGAGGTAGAACAGAAGGAAGAGGAGGAAGGAGAATCTGTAAAGGAACCAGAATCTGAAGAACAGAAGGAAGGTGAAGTAGGAGGAGAGAAGGAGGAGGAGGATGAAAAGGCAGCAGAAGGAAAGACAGATGCACAACCAGAGGTTGAAGCAGAAGCAATGGAACAAGAAGAGAAGCTGGGTGAAGAGAGTGTAGAAGAAGATGTAGCTGATAATGAGGAGGTGATGGAGGAGAAGGAGGAAGCTGAAGATGTACAACCAAATTCCATCAAAGAAAATGGTGATGATGCAGAAGCACCCAgtcaaaaaagaaagtttgaaGAGGTTGAGGATGAAGTAGAAGAGAAAGAAGAAGACTTGTCtgcaaaaaaagcaaaattgaCAGAGGAGCTTTTACCACAGGCAAACGGAAGTCAGGGGGAAAACAGTATGGAATCTGAACCAAGCGTAGAAGACGTGAAGGAAAATAAGGTTGAAAGTGAAGCGGATGTAGAAAAAGACTATGTTATGGTGAATATTAATGAAGTTCCTGCTGCTGATAGCAGTGAAATCTTGAATAGTATTCCAAAGGAAGAGAATAAGGAGAAAGAGATAATGGAAGAAGTTGTTGAAGCAGTTCCAGTTGTAAGCCAGGTGGTGGAAGAGCCAGTTCCAGTTGTTGAAGAGAAAGAAGATGTTGTAATGAGAGAAGAGGCAGCAGAAGTCCCAGAGGAAGTGGTTGAGGCACCCATCCAGAAGGAAGTGTTCGTACCTCTTGGAAACCAGGAAGTAGTTCAGGAAGCAAGCAACATTCCTGTGCCTCAGCAGGAAGTAAGTCAAGAGGCAAGCAGCATACCACAACCAAACCCAGTAGCAGAAACGGTGCAATCAGTGAATGCAGTCGTAAATGAACAATCAGTAGTCTCAAATCAGAACTGGGTATTGAATCGACAGTTTGTCAAGAACCCCGCCTTTAGGGACGAGTTTGGAGATCCCGCTAAACAGTTTAGTGTGGTCAGTTACAACATCCTTGCCCAATGCCACCTAGAGAGAGGTAACTACAGCTTTACAAAGCCTGAATTTCTGGCTGCAGATCACAGGTATCAGAAACTGATGGAGGAGATACGGTACCTGAATGGGGATATTGTTTGTATGCAAGAGGTTGATACAGCATTTTACAATGGCATTCTGGCAGCATCTATGAAAGC AATGGGATACGAAGGTCTGTGGAAGAAACGTACCAATGAACTCTATGACGAGGGTGAAGCCACCTTCTACAAAACGAGTCGGTTTACTGTGGTAGAGAGCAACACCTACTCTTTGGCTGATCTTGCAAATAAG GAAATGGATGATGGTTTGGATCCAACACAAAAGGAGGCTATCCAGGGATACCTGGATCGGCCGGATGTGATGGTGCTGGTCAAGCTCCGATGTAACTCTACCGGACAGATCGTGACCGTGGGAAACATCCATGTCCACTGGGGCCAGATGAAGCTCCCTGATGTCCAGTGTATACAG ATAGCAAGTGCCATTAAGGAAGTAGTCAGTAAGGCAGGTGGTGACCTGACCCCCCACATCCTGTGTGGAGACTTCAACTCGGAGGTGACCAGCCCTGGGTACCAGCTGTGTACGGAGGGATACCTGTCTGATGCCTGTATCCAACAACTCCAGTCATTGGAGAATCTACAGTTCCAGGATGGAACA AAATCCTCATTAATAAACACTTTATGGAGGGCATTTCAGCATACATCTAGCAGCATGAAAAGTGCTTACAACACCGCCCAA GGGAAAGAACCCAAGCTGACATCCTATCACACGTCCATGAAGGCAGCTGTGGACTACGTTTTCTTCAGCTCCAACTGTCTGGATAACGTGGGTGTACTGGCGCTACCCCCAGAGGGAGCCATCACCCAGACCGGGGGAATTCCTAACGAAATCTTCCCATCAGACCATGTATCAATCAAAGCCGTCTTCTCATTCAGATAA
- the LOC128183922 gene encoding neurofilament heavy polypeptide-like isoform X2, with protein MPRSKKRGASKSAASEAAAVGEEVLATVEGAPKGRRTRGGASQSPAPQKASPSPAPRSRSRGKAQAKGDSAEVPDRVTRAVVQEVEESPKRGRSTSRRGKQASQPSTPASTKKATPAKAKKTPVRGGRSRSARGKKKVVEDEEMEDEEEDEEEEIEEPVVSTPKGRGRGARGTPKKSPAPKKSPAKRKAPAKTASRSRSRGKQGSPAGSQSPLPDAQIVLTKIDSPQKATSPTKSPSPKAAKKTPSPSPKRAARSPTKKTPPSASRGGRSRRGAPAEQEEAAVAEDQASGEVEQKEEEEGESVKEPESEEQKEGEVGGEKEEEDEKAAEGKTDAQPEVEAEAMEQEEKLGEESVEEDVADNEEVMEEKEEAEDVQPNSIKENGDDAEAPSQKRKFEEVEDEVEEKEEDLSAKKAKLTEELLPQANGSQGENSMESEPSVEDVKENKVESEADVEKDYVMVNINEVPAADSSEILNSIPKEENKEKEIMEEVVEAVPVVSQVVEEPVPVVEEKEDVVMREEAAEVPEEVVEAPIQKEVFVPLGNQEVVQEASNIPVPQQEVSQEASSIPQPNPVAETVQSVNAVVNEQSVVSNQNWVLNRQFVKNPAFRDEFGDPAKQFSVVSYNILAQCHLERGNYSFTKPEFLAADHRYQKLMEEIRYLNGDIVCMQEVDTAFYNGILAASMKAMGYEGLWKKRTNELYDEGEATFYKTSRFTVVESNTYSLADLANKEMDDGLDPTQKEAIQGYLDRPDVMVLVKLRCNSTGQIVTVGNIHVHWGQMKLPDVQCIQIASAIKEVVSKAGGDLTPHILCGDFNSEVTSPGYQLCTEGYLSDACIQQLQSLENLQFQDGTKSSLINTLWRAFQHTSSSMKSAYNTAQGKEPKLTTYKKAVDYVFFSSNCLDNVGVLALPPEGAITQSGGIPNEIFPSDHLSIKAVFSFR; from the exons ATGCCTAGGAGTAAAAAGCGAGGTGCCTCTAAGTCTGCTGCTAGTGAGGCAGCAGCTGTGGGTGAGGAAGTTCTGGCTACTGTAGAGGGGGCACCAAAAGGAAGAAGGACACGTGGAGGGGCATCTCAGAGCCCTGCCCCCCAAAAGGCCTCCCCTAGTCCAGCACCCAGGTCAAG gAGCAGAGGCAAAGCTCAAGCAAAAG GTGACAGTGCTGAAGTTCCTGATAGAGTAACCAGGGCAGTAGTACAGGAAGTGGAGGAATCCCCAAAGAGAGGTCGGTCCACTTCTCGGAGAGGAAAGCAAGCCAGTCAACCAAGTACTCCCGCAAGCACTAAGAAAGCTACTCCAGCAAAGGCCAAGAAAACTCCAGTCAGGGGCGGTCGCAGTAGAAGTGCACGTGGTAAGAAAAAAGTGGTGGAAGATGAAGAAATGGAAGATGAGGAGGAGGATGAAGAGGAAGAAATTGAGGAACCAGTTGTGTCCACCCCAAAAGGAAGAGGTAGGGGTGCCAGAGGTACCCCGAAAAAATCACCAGCACCCAAAAAATCTCCTGCAAAGAGGAAAGCCCCAGCTAAAACAGCATCTAGGTCTAGGAGCAGAGGGAAGCAGGGAAGCCCTGCAGGGTCTCAGAGTCCTCTTCCTGATGCCCAGATTGTTCTCACCAAAATCGACTCACCTCAGAAAGCCACATCCCCCACCAAAAGTCCATCTCCCAAGGCAGCCAAGAAAACTCCATCACCCAGCCCAAAAAGAGCAGCACGATCACCAACCAAGAAGACACCTCCCTCCGCCAGTAGAGGGGGCCGTTCCCGAAGGGGGGCTCCAGCTGAACAGGAGGAGGCCGCAGTAGCAGAAGACCAGGCCAGTGGTGAGGTAGAACAGAAGGAAGAGGAGGAAGGAGAATCTGTAAAGGAACCAGAATCTGAAGAACAGAAGGAAGGTGAAGTAGGAGGAGAGAAGGAGGAGGAGGATGAAAAGGCAGCAGAAGGAAAGACAGATGCACAACCAGAGGTTGAAGCAGAAGCAATGGAACAAGAAGAGAAGCTGGGTGAAGAGAGTGTAGAAGAAGATGTAGCTGATAATGAGGAGGTGATGGAGGAGAAGGAGGAAGCTGAAGATGTACAACCAAATTCCATCAAAGAAAATGGTGATGATGCAGAAGCACCCAgtcaaaaaagaaagtttgaaGAGGTTGAGGATGAAGTAGAAGAGAAAGAAGAAGACTTGTCtgcaaaaaaagcaaaattgaCAGAGGAGCTTTTACCACAGGCAAACGGAAGTCAGGGGGAAAACAGTATGGAATCTGAACCAAGCGTAGAAGACGTGAAGGAAAATAAGGTTGAAAGTGAAGCGGATGTAGAAAAAGACTATGTTATGGTGAATATTAATGAAGTTCCTGCTGCTGATAGCAGTGAAATCTTGAATAGTATTCCAAAGGAAGAGAATAAGGAGAAAGAGATAATGGAAGAAGTTGTTGAAGCAGTTCCAGTTGTAAGCCAGGTGGTGGAAGAGCCAGTTCCAGTTGTTGAAGAGAAAGAAGATGTTGTAATGAGAGAAGAGGCAGCAGAAGTCCCAGAGGAAGTGGTTGAGGCACCCATCCAGAAGGAAGTGTTCGTACCTCTTGGAAACCAGGAAGTAGTTCAGGAAGCAAGCAACATTCCTGTGCCTCAGCAGGAAGTAAGTCAAGAGGCAAGCAGCATACCACAACCAAACCCAGTAGCAGAAACGGTGCAATCAGTGAATGCAGTCGTAAATGAACAATCAGTAGTCTCAAATCAGAACTGGGTATTGAATCGACAGTTTGTCAAGAACCCCGCCTTTAGGGACGAGTTTGGAGATCCCGCTAAACAGTTTAGTGTGGTCAGTTACAACATCCTTGCCCAATGCCACCTAGAGAGAGGTAACTACAGCTTTACAAAGCCTGAATTTCTGGCTGCAGATCACAGGTATCAGAAACTGATGGAGGAGATACGGTACCTGAATGGGGATATTGTTTGTATGCAAGAGGTTGATACAGCATTTTACAATGGCATTCTGGCAGCATCTATGAAAGC AATGGGATACGAAGGTCTGTGGAAGAAACGTACCAATGAACTCTATGACGAGGGTGAAGCCACCTTCTACAAAACGAGTCGGTTTACTGTGGTAGAGAGCAACACCTACTCTTTGGCTGATCTTGCAAATAAG GAAATGGATGATGGTTTGGATCCAACACAAAAGGAGGCTATCCAGGGATACCTGGATCGGCCGGATGTGATGGTGCTGGTCAAGCTCCGATGTAACTCTACCGGACAGATCGTGACCGTGGGAAACATCCATGTCCACTGGGGCCAGATGAAGCTCCCTGATGTCCAGTGTATACAG ATAGCAAGTGCCATTAAGGAAGTAGTCAGTAAGGCAGGTGGTGACCTGACCCCCCACATCCTGTGTGGAGACTTCAACTCGGAGGTGACCAGCCCTGGGTACCAGCTGTGTACGGAGGGATACCTGTCTGATGCCTGTATCCAACAACTCCAGTCATTGGAGAATCTACAGTTCCAGGATGGAACA AAATCCTCATTAATAAACACTTTATGGAGGGCATTTCAGCATACATCTAGCAGCATGAAAAGTGCTTACAACACCGCCCAA